GAGGTGGCGCGTCTTGCGGGGGAATGGGGCTACGACGGTCTGGAGATCGCGTGCTGGGGTGATCACCTCGATGTGTCCCGCTGGGATGATGCGGAGTACGTGCAGTCCCGGCTGGACATCCTCGAGCGCAACGGGCTGCAGGTCTACACGATCTCGAATCATCTGACGGGTCAGGCGGTGTGCGATGACCCGATCGACGAGCGGCATCGTGACATCCTCTCCGACCGGGTGTGGGGCGATGGTGACCCGGAGGGGGTGCGTCAGCGTGCCGCGGAGGACATGAAGAACACGGCGCGGTTCGCCGCGAAGCTCGGCGTGACGACGGTCGTCGGCTTCACCGGCTCCTCGATCTGGAAGGCCGTCGCGATGTTCCCGCCCGCCTCGGACGAGTTCATCGCCCGCGGGTATCAGGACTTCGCCGACCGCTGGAACCCGATCCTCGACGTATTCGAAGAGGTCGGCGTGCGGTTCGCCCTCGAGGTGCATCCGTCTGAGATCGCGTACGACTACTGGAGCGCGAAGGACACGCTCGAGGCGATCGGGCACCGCAAGAGCTTCGGGTTCAACTTCGACCCGTCGCACTTCGTGTGGCAGCAGTTGGACTACGTCGCCTTCGTGCTCGACTTCGCCGAGCACATCTTCCACGTGCACGTGAAGGAATCCATCACCAACCTCGACGGACGCAACGGGGTCCTCGGCTCGCACCGGCCCTGGGCCGACCCGCGCCGCGGGTGGACCTTCGTCTCCACAGGGCACGGCCAGGTGCGGTGGGAGCCGCTGTTCCGCGCGCTCAACGCGATCGGCTACACCGGCCCCACGTCGGTGGAGTGGGAGGACGCCGGCATGGACCGCTTGATCGGCGCGCCCGAAGCCCTCGCGTTCGTCCGCAAGCTCGCCGAGATCACCCCCCCGGCCGCCGCGTTCGACGCCGCCTTCTCCACGAAGTAACACCGCCCCCATCGGGGCCGTGATCCTCCCACGAAAGCAGAAGTGACCATGACGACACCGACGTTCGACGTGCCGAAAGTGAAGTGGAGCTACATGGACCACTGGCGCAGCCAGGGTCCGGCCGGCCCCATCGACCAGTGGCAGTCCCGCCTTGCGATGACCCGGTTCCTGCGGCAGGTCGCCGCGGTGGGCTTCGACGCGATCGACACGTTCGACTTCCGGTTCTGGCAGATCCTCGAGCAGTACGGGTCGGTCGCGAACTACCAGGAGTTCGTTCAGGAGCAGGGTCTGGAACGGATCGTGAACACGTTCCACGGGGTGTACTACACCCCTGAGCGGTACGCGCCTGAGGTGCCCGCCACGCACGACACGATCCTCGAGGACTTCAAGATCACGATGGACCGGTGGTCCGGCATCCAGCTCGACAACATCATCGTCATGCCCGGTTCGCGGTACTTCGACGAAGTGGGCGTCAGCGACGACGGCCTCAAGCACGCGGCGGAGGTCTGGGGCAAGGTCGGCCAGATCACGCAGGAGTACGGCGTCAACCTCACCTGCCACCACGAGTTCTACGGCGGCATCCGCACGCGCGCGCAGATAGACACGTTCTACGACTACGCCGACCCCGAGTTCGTCAAGTTCTTCGTCGACACCGCGCAGCACTGCATCGCCGACGTCGACCCGGTGGACGTGTACGAGGCGCACCACGATCGCGTGACGGGCTTCCACTTCAAAGACACCCGCACGAAGGACACGAACGAGGACTACCGACTCTGGCCGGATGCCGAACTGTCGGCGGTGACGACCGAGAAGTGGTTCTACGAGATGGGAACCGCAGAGGGCCTCGTCGACTTCGAGTCGATGATGCGCTCGGTGCGGGACCACGGCTACTCGGGGTGGATCAGCGTGGAGCACGACAAGGCCGACAAGATCGGCGGCGACTACTCCGAGAGCACGGCGATCTCGCGCTGGTACGCGAAGAACGTGCTCGACGGCATCTACGCGGAGGGCGCGAAGTGACCGGCATCCGATGGGGCTACGCCCTGAACCAGTGGGACACGAACATCGATGCGTTCGTGCGCAAGCGCGACCACGAGCGGGCGTTCAAGACGATCTCTATCAGCGGATTCAGCGGCGTCGAGCTGACAGCCGTGAGCTTCGGTCCGTGGGAGCCGTTCGGCAGCCCCGAAGAGATCGCCAGACTGTACGGGTCGCTCGACGGACTGCGCGCGTTCCTGGCCGACTGCGCGCTGGAAGCCGTGAGCAGTTATGTGTACGACCCGTTCGTCGGCTTCGACGTGGAGATGGGTCGCGGGCCCGATCCCCTCGACCCTGACTCCCGCGAGCCGATCGCCGCCACAGCGCTCTGGTTCGCGGACGCGGTGCACCGCCTCGGCGGCGATTCGCTCGTCGTGCGGCCGGTCGGGTCGGCGTGGCAGACAGGCGAGCTGAGCGACCAGCAGATCGGCACGCTCGCCCGCCTGTGGAACGAGGTGGGCCGTCGCGTCGCGGAGCATGACGTGAAGCTCGCGCTGCACGTCGACTTCCTCTCGGCGCTGCGTCTCGGCGACGGCATCGATCGACTGCTGGCGGCGACGGACCCCGCGTTCGTCGGACTCGCGCTCGACACCGCTGAGCTCGCAATCGCCGGCATCGATCCCGTGGAGCTGTTCCAGCGGCATGCGGACCGCGTGCGTCACATCCAGCTCAAGAACGCGCGCGACACCGTCGACGACGCTGAGGCGGTGAATCCGCACGCCGAGCAGTTCGTCCGCACCGAAGGCGGCGAACGACGGATCGAACGGTGGTTCTTCGAGCCCACCGACGAAGGCGGACTCATCGATTTCGAAGCGTTCGCGCGGGCCGTCGCGGAGTCGGACTACTCCGGATGGATCGTCGTCGAGTCCGACCAGAGTCCGCGCCCCGCCGAGAGTGCGATGGTCAGCGGGTGGTACGTGCAGAAGGTGCTGCGGCCCATCGTCGAGGGTCGTACGTGAAGGTCGGGATCGTCGGGGGCACGGGCAACATCTCCACGAGTGTCGTCAAACTCCTGCAGGAGCGCGGCCACGACGTGACGTGCATCACGCGCGGCTCGTCCGGAGCGCTGCCCTACGGCGTGCGTCATCTGTCGGGAGACCGGAACGACCTCGACTGGTTCGTGCCGACTGTGCAGCGGGAGCGCTTCGACGCGGCGATCGACTTCATCGGGTTCACCCCCGCACACGGCGCCGCGAGTCTGGACGCCTTCCGCGACGTCGGCCACTTCGTGCAGACGTCGACGGTGACGACCGTCGGCCAGACCGCCGACTGGCTCCCGATCACCGAGGACCATCCGCTCCGCCCGCCCGTGCCGTACGCCGTCGACAAGGTCGCCCTCGATCGCATGTATCAGGCCGCCTACCTCGATCGCGGGTTCCCCGCGACGATCGTCAAGCCCTCGACCACGTACGGCCGCAAACGCGTCGTGCGCCAGGTCGGCATCGACACGCGATGGATCCGCCGCATCCGCGAGGGTCGTCCGATCCTCCGCGTCGGGGAGGGGACGGCGCTTCATCACCTGCTGCACGTCGACGACGCTGCACTCGGCTTCGTCGGAGTGCTCGAGCGCGACAGCACGATCGGTCAGACGTACTTCCTGGTCAATCCGCAGCCGATGGAGTGGTCCGACATCCACGGCGTCGCCATGGACGTGCTCGGGCGCGAGGTCGAGCAGATCGACGTATCGGCCGAAACGCTGTACCAGCTCGACCCGCAGCGCTTCATGATGGTGCCCGGCGTCTTCGCGAAGAACCTGCTGTACAGCGCCGAAAAGCTGCAGCGTGACGTGCCCGAGTTCCGGCCGGTCGTCTCGCTGCACGACGGTCTTGCCGACGCATTCGAGTATCTGCAGAGCCACGGTCTGGTCGACGACGTGCCGGTCGGCGACTGGGAGGACCGGGTCATCGAAATACAGCGCGACGCTCGTCGTCGCATTCTGGAGGGTTGAGCATGGCAGCGCAGACGATCGGCATCGGAGTCCTGGGCGCGGCCGGCATCGTCGAACGGGCGATCGTCGAGCCGGCGCGCGAGCTGGACGGGGTCAGCGTGGTTGCGATCGGCGCACGTGATCCAGATCGTGCGCGCGAGGCGGCCGATCGCCTCGGTGTCGCGCAGTCCGGCGACTACGAAGCGGTCATCGAGAATCCCGACGTCGACCTGATCTACATCCCGCTGCCGTCGACCGTGCAGGCGCACTGGGCGGTACGGGCCTTGCAGGCGGGAAAGCACGTGCTGTGCGAGAAGCCGCTGTCTGCGAACGGCACGACGGCGGGCGAGATCGCGGAGGCGGCGGATGCTGCGGACCGTCGTGCCTTCGTGGGCTTCCACTACCGACTGCACAGCTTCACGCAGCGGCTGTCAGAGGTGCTGGCTTCGGGTGTGCTCGGAGAGGTGACGCGTGTCGAGTTCGACTACAGCATCCCCCACTTCGTGGTGAAGCCGGGCAACATCCGCCTCGACGCCGACCTCGGCGGCGGCTCGTTCATGGACGTGGGCTGCTACGCCGTCGACCTCATGCGCGTGGCCTGGGGAGAGCCCACGGTGATCTCCGCCGACGCCGTGCTGTCCACCGATGATCCCCGCGTCGATCTGCAGACTGATGCGGTCTTCGAGCTGCCCGGCGGTGTCCCCGCGACGGTCCGGTCATCGTTCATCGGCGACGATCAGGGGAGCATGTCGCTGCGGGTGACCGGCGCGGCCGCGTCGCTCGAGGCGACGAGCGTGATCGTCCCGCAGTGGGGGGCGACGCTGCGCGTGACGGCGGGGAGCGAACTGGTCATCGAAGAGAAGGCGGTCGACGGCGAGAACAGCTATGCGCGGCAGCTGGAGCACGTCGTCGCCGCCCTGCGCGACGGGTCGCCGAGCGAGCTCGATGCGGAGCTGGGCGTCGGAACAATGCAGGTCATCGACGATGTCTACCGGGCAGCAGGTCTGCAGCCTCGCTGACCTGCGCGCGCTCGTCGTGCGAGCGCGCGCTCATCACGCGAGCGCGCGGGCGCCCTCGCGCAGGGCCGATCGTGCCAGTGCGAGGTGCCGGCGGGTGATGTCGGCGGGCACGTCATCCAGCCACTCGTGACCGCCCCACTCGCTGCAGAGCGTGCCGGTGAAGGGCGTGCCCGCCAGTTCCGATCCAAGGTCGCGGATCGGATGCGTCACGCGACCGTCGGTGTCGTCCAGATCCCAGAATTTGAGGTGGAACGCGCCGGTCAGCGGCAGCACGTCCCGAAGGTCGGCGGCGCTGGAGCGACCGAACCGGACGAGCAGGTTCATGAAGGCCGTGTGCACCGCCGGGGGAACGCCACCCGATCGGAGTACCTCGATGACCGCGCCATTCGTCGCCGGGTCGCGCCAGTCGGTGGCCAGCCGCTGCAGCAGGGCCTCCGGAACGCCTCCCGACCGGAGCAGGTCGAGGTAGCTCGATGGAACTGCCGGCATCAGCATGCTGATGTCGACGAG
This portion of the Microbacterium pygmaeum genome encodes:
- a CDS encoding sugar phosphate isomerase/epimerase family protein → MTRPITLFTGQWADLPFEEVARLAGEWGYDGLEIACWGDHLDVSRWDDAEYVQSRLDILERNGLQVYTISNHLTGQAVCDDPIDERHRDILSDRVWGDGDPEGVRQRAAEDMKNTARFAAKLGVTTVVGFTGSSIWKAVAMFPPASDEFIARGYQDFADRWNPILDVFEEVGVRFALEVHPSEIAYDYWSAKDTLEAIGHRKSFGFNFDPSHFVWQQLDYVAFVLDFAEHIFHVHVKESITNLDGRNGVLGSHRPWADPRRGWTFVSTGHGQVRWEPLFRALNAIGYTGPTSVEWEDAGMDRLIGAPEALAFVRKLAEITPPAAAFDAAFSTK
- a CDS encoding sugar phosphate isomerase/epimerase family protein; protein product: MTTPTFDVPKVKWSYMDHWRSQGPAGPIDQWQSRLAMTRFLRQVAAVGFDAIDTFDFRFWQILEQYGSVANYQEFVQEQGLERIVNTFHGVYYTPERYAPEVPATHDTILEDFKITMDRWSGIQLDNIIVMPGSRYFDEVGVSDDGLKHAAEVWGKVGQITQEYGVNLTCHHEFYGGIRTRAQIDTFYDYADPEFVKFFVDTAQHCIADVDPVDVYEAHHDRVTGFHFKDTRTKDTNEDYRLWPDAELSAVTTEKWFYEMGTAEGLVDFESMMRSVRDHGYSGWISVEHDKADKIGGDYSESTAISRWYAKNVLDGIYAEGAK
- a CDS encoding sugar phosphate isomerase/epimerase family protein; translated protein: MTGIRWGYALNQWDTNIDAFVRKRDHERAFKTISISGFSGVELTAVSFGPWEPFGSPEEIARLYGSLDGLRAFLADCALEAVSSYVYDPFVGFDVEMGRGPDPLDPDSREPIAATALWFADAVHRLGGDSLVVRPVGSAWQTGELSDQQIGTLARLWNEVGRRVAEHDVKLALHVDFLSALRLGDGIDRLLAATDPAFVGLALDTAELAIAGIDPVELFQRHADRVRHIQLKNARDTVDDAEAVNPHAEQFVRTEGGERRIERWFFEPTDEGGLIDFEAFARAVAESDYSGWIVVESDQSPRPAESAMVSGWYVQKVLRPIVEGRT
- a CDS encoding NAD-dependent epimerase/dehydratase family protein, which translates into the protein MKVGIVGGTGNISTSVVKLLQERGHDVTCITRGSSGALPYGVRHLSGDRNDLDWFVPTVQRERFDAAIDFIGFTPAHGAASLDAFRDVGHFVQTSTVTTVGQTADWLPITEDHPLRPPVPYAVDKVALDRMYQAAYLDRGFPATIVKPSTTYGRKRVVRQVGIDTRWIRRIREGRPILRVGEGTALHHLLHVDDAALGFVGVLERDSTIGQTYFLVNPQPMEWSDIHGVAMDVLGREVEQIDVSAETLYQLDPQRFMMVPGVFAKNLLYSAEKLQRDVPEFRPVVSLHDGLADAFEYLQSHGLVDDVPVGDWEDRVIEIQRDARRRILEG
- a CDS encoding Gfo/Idh/MocA family protein; this translates as MAAQTIGIGVLGAAGIVERAIVEPARELDGVSVVAIGARDPDRAREAADRLGVAQSGDYEAVIENPDVDLIYIPLPSTVQAHWAVRALQAGKHVLCEKPLSANGTTAGEIAEAADAADRRAFVGFHYRLHSFTQRLSEVLASGVLGEVTRVEFDYSIPHFVVKPGNIRLDADLGGGSFMDVGCYAVDLMRVAWGEPTVISADAVLSTDDPRVDLQTDAVFELPGGVPATVRSSFIGDDQGSMSLRVTGAAASLEATSVIVPQWGATLRVTAGSELVIEEKAVDGENSYARQLEHVVAALRDGSPSELDAELGVGTMQVIDDVYRAAGLQPR